The following are encoded in a window of Allosphingosinicella indica genomic DNA:
- a CDS encoding DUF885 domain-containing protein encodes MSLRLLLLAAAAPIALLSATAPAQQAAAPGATAAQPSAEDKKLTDLFKRSDEDSLKRNPISALFRGDMRYADRFGDYISDVYVAAEVAASRRDLAELKAIDRAKLSPVNQIAYDVFQIDTERGLRGSTGELLKLQQVRPLNHFYGFHMGYANLSSGEGAAPFKTVADYDNNLKRHAGFVKWVDGAIGRFREGMATGVFETKLTISNVIDQLDLQLAKPVEESTYYAPVKEFPKEIPAADQTRLTKAYRDATANQLYPALTRLRDFLKNDYLPKARDQVGLSSMKGGDVMYAYLIESNTTLPLKAEEVHQLGLKEVARIRGEMDAIRQQVGFKGDLQAFFEHLRTAPEFRPKSKEALRDGYYEIGKRVDLKVREQFSTIPRTRMEIRPVEPYREKTEAGGSYQDGTPDGSRPGVFYYNTYDLPSRNTYGMETLYLHEGIPGHHFQISLANENESLPAFMRYGGNTAFVEGWALYAETLGPELGMFTDPYQRFGHLDDEMLRAMRLVVDTGIHAKGWTRDQAINYMLSNSGMGKTDATAEVERYIAIPGQALAYKIGALTIQRLKAKAEAELGDRFDPREFHAEVLMTGALPMTVLEKKIDDWIAAKKRG; translated from the coding sequence GATCAGCGCGCTGTTCCGCGGCGACATGCGTTATGCTGACCGCTTCGGCGATTACATTTCCGACGTTTATGTCGCCGCCGAAGTCGCCGCCTCCCGCCGCGATCTTGCCGAGCTGAAGGCGATCGACCGCGCCAAGCTCAGCCCGGTCAACCAGATCGCCTACGACGTTTTCCAGATCGACACCGAACGCGGCCTGCGCGGTTCGACCGGCGAGCTGCTGAAGCTCCAGCAGGTCCGGCCGCTCAACCATTTCTACGGCTTCCACATGGGCTATGCGAACCTCTCGTCGGGCGAGGGCGCGGCGCCGTTCAAGACGGTCGCGGACTATGACAACAATCTGAAGCGCCATGCCGGCTTCGTGAAATGGGTGGACGGCGCGATCGGCCGTTTCCGCGAGGGAATGGCCACGGGCGTGTTCGAGACCAAGCTGACCATCAGCAACGTCATTGACCAGCTCGATCTGCAGCTCGCCAAGCCGGTCGAGGAATCGACCTATTACGCGCCGGTGAAGGAGTTTCCGAAGGAGATACCGGCCGCGGACCAGACGCGGCTCACCAAGGCCTATCGCGACGCCACTGCCAACCAGCTCTATCCGGCGCTCACCCGCCTGCGCGATTTCCTGAAGAACGACTATCTGCCCAAGGCGCGCGATCAGGTCGGCCTGTCGTCGATGAAGGGCGGCGATGTGATGTACGCCTATCTCATCGAATCGAACACCACGCTGCCGCTCAAGGCCGAGGAGGTCCACCAACTCGGCCTCAAGGAAGTCGCCCGCATCCGCGGCGAGATGGACGCGATCCGCCAGCAGGTCGGCTTCAAAGGCGATCTCCAGGCCTTCTTCGAGCATCTGCGCACCGCGCCCGAGTTCCGGCCCAAATCCAAGGAGGCGCTGCGCGACGGCTATTACGAAATCGGCAAGCGCGTGGACCTGAAGGTCCGCGAGCAATTCTCGACAATCCCGCGGACGCGGATGGAGATCCGTCCGGTCGAGCCCTATCGCGAGAAGACGGAGGCTGGCGGCTCCTATCAGGACGGCACGCCCGATGGGTCGCGCCCTGGCGTCTTCTACTACAACACTTACGACCTGCCGTCGCGCAACACCTACGGGATGGAGACGCTCTATCTCCACGAGGGCATCCCGGGGCACCATTTCCAGATCAGCCTGGCGAACGAGAATGAATCGCTCCCCGCCTTCATGCGCTACGGCGGCAACACTGCCTTCGTCGAAGGCTGGGCGCTCTATGCCGAGACGCTGGGGCCGGAGCTCGGCATGTTCACCGATCCCTATCAGCGCTTCGGCCATCTCGACGACGAGATGCTGCGCGCGATGCGGCTGGTGGTCGATACCGGCATCCACGCCAAGGGTTGGACGCGCGACCAGGCGATCAACTACATGCTGAGCAATTCGGGCATGGGCAAGACCGACGCCACCGCGGAGGTGGAGCGCTACATCGCCATTCCGGGGCAGGCGCTCGCCTACAAGATCGGCGCGCTCACCATCCAGCGGCTGAAGGCAAAGGCTGAGGCCGAGCTCGGCGACCGCTTCGATCCGCGCGAGTTCCATGCCGAGGTGCTGATGACGGGGGCCTTGCCGATGACCGTCTTGGAGAAGAAGATCGACGACTGGATCGCGGCCAAGAAAAGGGGCTGA
- a CDS encoding DUF6265 family protein, translated as MTLLLSLLLAAAPAPAEVPRRLEAGQTSPAAQVEALDFLTGTWVGGREGVEASVVYLPPKGGQISGHFQEGKDGKVTMYEIVQIVHAGASLAYRLKHFNPDLTGWEEKAGDAATVFPLVAVERDAVFFDGFTIRRTGPDTLAETVRITKKDGSEMLLHYTYRRAPR; from the coding sequence ATGACGCTGCTGCTTTCGTTGCTCCTCGCCGCTGCACCGGCTCCGGCCGAAGTGCCGCGGCGGCTGGAGGCCGGGCAGACGTCGCCGGCGGCACAGGTGGAGGCGCTCGACTTCCTCACCGGCACCTGGGTCGGCGGGCGCGAGGGCGTCGAGGCGAGCGTCGTCTATCTGCCGCCCAAGGGCGGCCAGATCTCCGGCCATTTCCAGGAGGGCAAGGACGGCAAGGTGACGATGTACGAGATCGTCCAGATCGTCCATGCGGGCGCATCGCTCGCCTATCGCCTGAAGCATTTCAATCCTGACCTCACCGGCTGGGAGGAGAAAGCGGGCGATGCCGCGACCGTCTTCCCGCTGGTCGCCGTCGAACGCGACGCCGTTTTCTTCGACGGCTTCACCATCCGCCGCACCGGCCCCGATACGCTCGCGGAAACGGTGCGGATTACGAAGAAGGACGGCAGCGAGATGCTGCTCCACTACACCTACCGCCGCGCCCCGCGCTGA
- a CDS encoding DUF885 domain-containing protein gives MMMKLALLLALAGTAMTPLIAQAPSAPAAAEAANASQQLAALFAASDEAELKRNPIGALYRGDLRYADRLGNPYSKEHQGEERTAAVNELAELNKIDRAALSAEERISYDVFKWQRTTDLKGLQPDMLALTAVRPINHFYGIHTSFPEMSNGEGVAPFKTVKDYDNGLSRIDDFVVAVDTIIARMREGMASGVVQPQLVAQNIVGQLDQMLGESVEGSAFYRPLTKFPADVPAADQERLKTAYRTAISSKLRPALQRLRDFTANEYLPAARPSVGLLDMKGGPALYRYLVEVNTTTDMTPEQIHKIGVDEVKRLHAEMEKVKAQVGFKGTLKDFFEHIRTDPKFKPQSREWLQQEYVAIGKRLDGTLPNLFSTLPKAPLEIRPTPALTEKGAARGSYNPGTPDGSRPGVFYYNAYDLPSRTTPSMETLYLHEGAPGHHFQISLAQENEALPNFQRFGGNTAYVEGWGLYAETLGRELGVYTDPYQYFGYLDSQLFRAIRLVVDTGIHSKGWTRDQTIQYILDNSSRGRSNATAETERYIAIPGQALAYKVGQLKISELRAKAEKALGKRFDVREFHAQVLMSGALPLAVLETKIDTWIAAKKKAG, from the coding sequence ATGATGATGAAGCTCGCACTGCTGCTCGCCCTTGCCGGAACCGCGATGACGCCGCTGATCGCCCAGGCGCCGTCCGCGCCCGCGGCGGCCGAGGCCGCGAACGCCTCGCAGCAGCTCGCGGCGCTCTTTGCGGCCAGCGACGAGGCTGAGCTGAAGCGCAACCCGATCGGCGCGCTCTATCGCGGTGACCTTCGCTATGCCGACCGGCTCGGCAATCCTTATTCCAAGGAGCATCAGGGTGAGGAGCGCACCGCCGCGGTGAACGAGCTAGCGGAGCTGAACAAGATCGACCGCGCCGCGCTCAGTGCCGAGGAGCGCATCTCCTACGACGTCTTCAAATGGCAGCGGACGACCGATCTCAAGGGGCTGCAGCCCGACATGCTGGCGCTGACCGCAGTCCGCCCGATCAACCATTTCTACGGCATCCACACCTCCTTCCCGGAGATGAGCAACGGCGAGGGCGTGGCGCCGTTCAAGACGGTGAAGGATTATGACAACGGCCTGTCGCGGATCGACGATTTCGTGGTCGCGGTCGATACGATCATCGCGCGGATGCGCGAGGGCATGGCGAGCGGCGTCGTCCAGCCGCAGCTCGTCGCGCAGAATATCGTCGGTCAGCTCGATCAGATGCTCGGCGAGAGCGTCGAGGGCAGCGCCTTCTACCGGCCGCTGACCAAATTCCCCGCCGACGTCCCGGCCGCCGACCAGGAGCGGCTGAAGACCGCCTATCGCACCGCGATCAGCAGCAAGCTGCGTCCGGCGCTGCAGCGGCTGCGCGATTTCACGGCGAACGAATATCTCCCCGCCGCGCGGCCGAGCGTCGGCCTGCTCGACATGAAGGGCGGCCCCGCGCTCTACCGCTATCTGGTGGAGGTCAACACCACCACCGACATGACGCCCGAGCAGATCCACAAGATCGGCGTCGACGAAGTGAAGCGGCTCCATGCCGAGATGGAGAAGGTGAAAGCCCAGGTCGGCTTCAAGGGGACGCTGAAGGACTTCTTCGAGCACATCCGCACCGATCCGAAGTTCAAGCCGCAATCGCGCGAGTGGCTGCAGCAGGAGTATGTCGCGATCGGCAAGCGGCTCGACGGCACTTTGCCCAACTTGTTCTCGACGCTGCCCAAGGCGCCGCTGGAAATCCGGCCGACGCCGGCGCTGACCGAGAAGGGAGCTGCGCGCGGCTCCTACAATCCGGGCACGCCCGATGGCTCGCGCCCCGGCGTCTTCTATTACAACGCTTATGATCTGCCGTCGCGCACCACGCCGTCGATGGAGACGCTCTATCTCCACGAAGGCGCGCCGGGGCACCATTTCCAGATCAGCCTGGCACAGGAGAATGAGGCGCTGCCCAACTTCCAGCGGTTCGGCGGCAACACCGCTTATGTCGAAGGCTGGGGCCTCTATGCCGAAACGCTCGGCCGCGAGCTCGGTGTCTACACCGACCCCTACCAGTATTTCGGCTATCTCGATTCGCAGCTCTTCCGCGCGATCCGTCTGGTCGTCGACACCGGCATCCATTCCAAGGGCTGGACCCGCGATCAGACGATCCAGTATATTCTCGACAACAGTTCACGCGGGCGGAGCAACGCCACTGCCGAGACCGAGCGGTACATCGCCATTCCGGGCCAGGCGCTCGCCTATAAGGTGGGCCAGCTCAAGATCAGCGAATTGCGCGCCAAGGCCGAGAAGGCGCTCGGAAAGCGTTTCGACGTTCGCGAGTTCCACGCCCAGGTGCTGATGAGCGGCGCGCTGCCGCTGGCGGTGCTGGAAACCAAGATCGACACCTGGATCGCAGCGAAGAAAAAAGCGGGCTGA